The Coregonus clupeaformis isolate EN_2021a chromosome 18, ASM2061545v1, whole genome shotgun sequence genome has a segment encoding these proteins:
- the gle1 gene encoding mRNA export factor GLE1 isoform X1 has translation MPVESLRWDTLEALKNSTKGRLKYNPDWLEKGEDILSGCNEAPSLSPLSGLILKRLNMSPRTLQKTCSLGSASRDPSPGLSEEAPVSTSSSTSPFPSANAQPTPLSSPLLVPRSKKDEEQQIVGDEDSATDASNDVSPVSNPILPPTISLLSPRATQMAGCIRICEEKHRAKAKMELSLRQELQEKLVASVASRESEQLKRFEEFMELKQRQEYQSMRDMMDRETQESIGRQEKLKEEHKNRIKILNLRLREAEQQRLREAEFERQRQVEGRERLRALNAIQEEILQLNQLLEPATPTQSGPSPDLTSYSTRANQLCSQVSEVVRTTAEGEFPSVEDMTVAERALHEMRSLIRVMQEAAAQAQEKRKKAQEEEEERRKLAVLQAQQEEQKKSAALSAKEKARKKGLQTKAEQSTLKWYQELQDSANQCAQSFEGLNNTKDIQTKKLRMELQKAATIPVSQISSISGSKLREIFDKIDKLLSGRSVVSGGKSVSTSQHPNGLDFVSYKLAEKFVKQGEEEVASHHEAAFPIAVVASGVWELHPKVGDLILAHLHKKCPYAVPHYPPMKDGTSVEEYQKILGYRVEDGGVEAQDSFLKRMSGMIRLYAAIIQLRWPYVSKQGPDPHGLNNGWRWLAQMLNMEPLADVTATLLFDFLEVCGNALMKQYQVQFWKLILLIQEDYLPRIEAVTSQGQAGSVTRLKQFLESSLRSRQIPPPKGQLISHFWRS, from the exons ATGCCTGTTGAAAGTTTACGATGGGATACATTAGAGGCCTTAAAAAACTCAACAAAGGGAAGACTGAAATACAACCCAGACTGGCTCGAAAAGGGGGAG GATATTTTGTCAGGTTGTAATGAAGCTCCTAGCTTGTCCCCACTCTCTGGGCTCATCCTGAAGAGGCTTAACATGAGCCCTCGAACCCTTCAGAAGACCTGCTCTTTGGGCTCTGCTTCCCGTGACCCAAGCCCAGGCCTGTCCGAGGAGGCCCCAGTCTCCACAAGCTCCTCAACCAGCCCCTTCCCTTCAGCCAATGCTCAGcccactcccctctcttctccactaCTGGTCCCCAGGTCGAAGAAAGACGAGGAGCAG CAGATTGTTGGTGATGAGGACAGTGCCACAGATGCCAGCAATGATGTCAGTCCAGTCTCCAACCCCATTCTTCCCCCCACCATCTCCTTGCTGTCTCCCAGGGCAACTCAAATGGCAGGATGTATACGCATTTGTGAGGAGAAACATCGTGCCAAGGCCAAG ATGGAGCTGAGTCTAAGGCAGGAGCTGCAGGAGAAGCTGGTGGCCTCAGTGGCGAGCCGGGAGTCAGAGCAGCTCAAACGCTTTGAGGAGTTCATGGAGCTGAAGCAGAGACAGGAGTACCAGAGTATGAGGGACATGATGGACAGAGA AACACAAGAAAGCATTGGGCGCCAAGAAAAGTTGAAAGAAGAGCACAAAAACAGAATAAAG ATCCTGAACCTGCGCCTGAGGGAGGCGGAGCAACAGCGCTTGCGGGAGGCAGAATTTGAGAGGCAGAGACAGGTGGAGGGTAGGGAGAGACTGCGTGCTCTCAACGCCATCCAGGAAGAGATACTTCAACTCAATCAGCTCCTGGAGCCGGCCACACCCACCCAGTCAGGCCCCTCCCCTGATCTCACTTCCTATAGCACCCGCGCCAACCAGCTATGCTCCCAGGTGTCAGAGGTGGTGCGCACGACAGCAGAG GGGGAGTTCCCCAGTGTGGAAGACATGACGGTGGCAGAGCGGGCACTGCATGAGATGAGGTCACTGATCCGGGTGATGCAGGAGGCGGCTGCCCAGGCccaggagaagaggaagaaggcgcaggaggaggaagaggagcgcAGGAAGTTGGCAGTGCTGCAGGCCCAGCAGGAAGAGCAGAAGAAGAGTGCAGCTCTGTCAGCCAAAGAGAAGGCACGGAAAAAGG GCCTGCAGACTAAAGCTGAGCAGAGCACTCTGAAGTGGTACCAGGAGCTGCAGGATTCCGCTAACCAGTGTGCACAGTCTTTTGAAGGCTTGAACAACACTAAGGATATCCAG ACAAAGAAACTAAGAATGGAGCTCCAGAAGGCAGCCACCATCCCTGTCAGCCAGATCTCCAGTATCTCAG GTTCCAAGCTCAGGGAAATATTTGACAAGATTGACAAGCTTTTGTCTGGGAGATCAGTGGTATCCGGAGGGAAGTCTGTCTCCACCTCCCAGCATCCCAACGGCCTGGACTTTGTCAGCTACAAACTGGCCGAGAAGTTTGTG AAACAAGGAGAGGAAGAGGTGGCATCCCACCACGAGGCAGCCTTCCCCATCGCTGTGGTGGCCTCCGGGGTGTGGGAGCTTCACCCCAAAGTCGGAGACCTCATCCTCGCCCACCTTCACAAGAAGTGCCCCTACGCAGTGCCCCACTACCCACCTATGAAGGATGGCACATCTGTAGAGGAATATCAGAA AATCTTAGGCTACCGTGTGgaagatggaggggtggaggctCAGGACAGCTTTTTGAAGAGGATGTCAGGAATGATCCGCCTCTATGCTGCTATTATACAGCTCAGATGGCCTTATGTCTCCAAGCAGGGG CCTGACCCACATGGGCTGAACAACGGCTGGCGCTGGCTGGCTCAGATGCTGAACATGGAGCCCCTGGCAGACGTCACGGCAACACTCCTTTTTGACTTCCTAGAG GTCTGTGGCAACGCCCTGATGAAGCAGTATCAGGTTCAGTTTTGGAAGCTCATTCTGCTCATCCAAGAGGATTACTTGCCAAG GATTGAAGCTGTCACCAGCCAAGGCCAGGCGGGCTCAGTCACAAGGCTCAAGCAGTTCCTGGAG AGTTCATTAAGAAGCAGACAGATCCCTCCCCCCAAAGGCCAGCTGATCTCCCACTTCTGGAGATCCTGA
- the gle1 gene encoding mRNA export factor GLE1 isoform X2, whose translation MPVESLRWDTLEALKNSTKGRLKYNPDWLEKGEDILSGCNEAPSLSPLSGLILKRLNMSPRTLQKTCSLGSASRDPSPGLSEEAPVSTSSSTSPFPSANAQPTPLSSPLLVPRSKKDEEQIVGDEDSATDASNDVSPVSNPILPPTISLLSPRATQMAGCIRICEEKHRAKAKMELSLRQELQEKLVASVASRESEQLKRFEEFMELKQRQEYQSMRDMMDRETQESIGRQEKLKEEHKNRIKILNLRLREAEQQRLREAEFERQRQVEGRERLRALNAIQEEILQLNQLLEPATPTQSGPSPDLTSYSTRANQLCSQVSEVVRTTAEGEFPSVEDMTVAERALHEMRSLIRVMQEAAAQAQEKRKKAQEEEEERRKLAVLQAQQEEQKKSAALSAKEKARKKGLQTKAEQSTLKWYQELQDSANQCAQSFEGLNNTKDIQTKKLRMELQKAATIPVSQISSISGSKLREIFDKIDKLLSGRSVVSGGKSVSTSQHPNGLDFVSYKLAEKFVKQGEEEVASHHEAAFPIAVVASGVWELHPKVGDLILAHLHKKCPYAVPHYPPMKDGTSVEEYQKILGYRVEDGGVEAQDSFLKRMSGMIRLYAAIIQLRWPYVSKQGPDPHGLNNGWRWLAQMLNMEPLADVTATLLFDFLEVCGNALMKQYQVQFWKLILLIQEDYLPRIEAVTSQGQAGSVTRLKQFLESSLRSRQIPPPKGQLISHFWRS comes from the exons ATGCCTGTTGAAAGTTTACGATGGGATACATTAGAGGCCTTAAAAAACTCAACAAAGGGAAGACTGAAATACAACCCAGACTGGCTCGAAAAGGGGGAG GATATTTTGTCAGGTTGTAATGAAGCTCCTAGCTTGTCCCCACTCTCTGGGCTCATCCTGAAGAGGCTTAACATGAGCCCTCGAACCCTTCAGAAGACCTGCTCTTTGGGCTCTGCTTCCCGTGACCCAAGCCCAGGCCTGTCCGAGGAGGCCCCAGTCTCCACAAGCTCCTCAACCAGCCCCTTCCCTTCAGCCAATGCTCAGcccactcccctctcttctccactaCTGGTCCCCAGGTCGAAGAAAGACGAGGAGCAG ATTGTTGGTGATGAGGACAGTGCCACAGATGCCAGCAATGATGTCAGTCCAGTCTCCAACCCCATTCTTCCCCCCACCATCTCCTTGCTGTCTCCCAGGGCAACTCAAATGGCAGGATGTATACGCATTTGTGAGGAGAAACATCGTGCCAAGGCCAAG ATGGAGCTGAGTCTAAGGCAGGAGCTGCAGGAGAAGCTGGTGGCCTCAGTGGCGAGCCGGGAGTCAGAGCAGCTCAAACGCTTTGAGGAGTTCATGGAGCTGAAGCAGAGACAGGAGTACCAGAGTATGAGGGACATGATGGACAGAGA AACACAAGAAAGCATTGGGCGCCAAGAAAAGTTGAAAGAAGAGCACAAAAACAGAATAAAG ATCCTGAACCTGCGCCTGAGGGAGGCGGAGCAACAGCGCTTGCGGGAGGCAGAATTTGAGAGGCAGAGACAGGTGGAGGGTAGGGAGAGACTGCGTGCTCTCAACGCCATCCAGGAAGAGATACTTCAACTCAATCAGCTCCTGGAGCCGGCCACACCCACCCAGTCAGGCCCCTCCCCTGATCTCACTTCCTATAGCACCCGCGCCAACCAGCTATGCTCCCAGGTGTCAGAGGTGGTGCGCACGACAGCAGAG GGGGAGTTCCCCAGTGTGGAAGACATGACGGTGGCAGAGCGGGCACTGCATGAGATGAGGTCACTGATCCGGGTGATGCAGGAGGCGGCTGCCCAGGCccaggagaagaggaagaaggcgcaggaggaggaagaggagcgcAGGAAGTTGGCAGTGCTGCAGGCCCAGCAGGAAGAGCAGAAGAAGAGTGCAGCTCTGTCAGCCAAAGAGAAGGCACGGAAAAAGG GCCTGCAGACTAAAGCTGAGCAGAGCACTCTGAAGTGGTACCAGGAGCTGCAGGATTCCGCTAACCAGTGTGCACAGTCTTTTGAAGGCTTGAACAACACTAAGGATATCCAG ACAAAGAAACTAAGAATGGAGCTCCAGAAGGCAGCCACCATCCCTGTCAGCCAGATCTCCAGTATCTCAG GTTCCAAGCTCAGGGAAATATTTGACAAGATTGACAAGCTTTTGTCTGGGAGATCAGTGGTATCCGGAGGGAAGTCTGTCTCCACCTCCCAGCATCCCAACGGCCTGGACTTTGTCAGCTACAAACTGGCCGAGAAGTTTGTG AAACAAGGAGAGGAAGAGGTGGCATCCCACCACGAGGCAGCCTTCCCCATCGCTGTGGTGGCCTCCGGGGTGTGGGAGCTTCACCCCAAAGTCGGAGACCTCATCCTCGCCCACCTTCACAAGAAGTGCCCCTACGCAGTGCCCCACTACCCACCTATGAAGGATGGCACATCTGTAGAGGAATATCAGAA AATCTTAGGCTACCGTGTGgaagatggaggggtggaggctCAGGACAGCTTTTTGAAGAGGATGTCAGGAATGATCCGCCTCTATGCTGCTATTATACAGCTCAGATGGCCTTATGTCTCCAAGCAGGGG CCTGACCCACATGGGCTGAACAACGGCTGGCGCTGGCTGGCTCAGATGCTGAACATGGAGCCCCTGGCAGACGTCACGGCAACACTCCTTTTTGACTTCCTAGAG GTCTGTGGCAACGCCCTGATGAAGCAGTATCAGGTTCAGTTTTGGAAGCTCATTCTGCTCATCCAAGAGGATTACTTGCCAAG GATTGAAGCTGTCACCAGCCAAGGCCAGGCGGGCTCAGTCACAAGGCTCAAGCAGTTCCTGGAG AGTTCATTAAGAAGCAGACAGATCCCTCCCCCCAAAGGCCAGCTGATCTCCCACTTCTGGAGATCCTGA